The Malus domestica chromosome 06, GDT2T_hap1 genome has a segment encoding these proteins:
- the LOC103437784 gene encoding hydroxyproline O-galactosyltransferase GALT6-like, with product MRRAKLDRLETSFSLNRKRLIQILIAVGLLYLLLVTFEIPFVFKTSTVSPDSLSRPKRLNSKEDVEEKDAPSRPVEQVSLNSYQPTQSRPPREFDFVSGLVFDPKTFDSELYKPAKVAWEVGRKFWEEVMSGKVQIDAEKVGNRSEACKHSISLSGSEFSAQGRVMVLPCGLTLGSHITLVGRPRAVHQEFQPKIALVRDGESSMVSQFKVVLLGLKTVEGEEPPRLLHFNPRLRGDWSGRPVIELNTCYRMQWGSALRCEGWKSKADEETVDGQVKCEKWIRDDDSRSVETKATWWLSRLVGRTKKVPVDWPYPFAEKKLFVLTLTAGLEGYHVNVDGRHVTSFPYHMGFSLEDATGLSLSGDVNVQSVFAASLPSSHPSFAPEKHLEMSTKWQAPPLPDGGVELFIGILSAGNHFAERMAVRKSWMQHNLIRSSKVVARFFVALHAKKEVNVELKKEAEFFGDIVIVPYMDNYDLVVLKTVAICEYGARRMAAKYIMKCDDDTFIRVDAVIKEAYKVPEGKSLYVGNINYFHKPLRYGKWAVTYEEWPEEDYPPYANGPGYILSSDIANFVVSEFESRKLRLFKMEDVSMGMWVEKFNSAKPVEYVHSFKFCQFGCVEDYYTAHYQSPRQMICMWDKLKRLGRPQCCSMR from the exons ATGAGGAGGGCCAAATTGGACAGATTGGAGACCTCCTTCTCCCTCAACAGGAAAAGATTGATTCAGATTCTGATCGCTGTCGGACTTCTGTATCTACTTTTAGTCACGTTTGAAATTCCCTTCGTGTTCAAAACCAGTACAGTCTCGCCGGACTCATTATCTCGACCCAAAAGGCTAAATAGCAAGGAAGACGTGGAGGAAAAGGATGCCCCAAGTCGCCCTGTTGAGCAAGTTTCGCTGAACTCGTACCAGCCGACTCAGAGTCGGCCACCCAGAGAATTCGATTTCGTTTCGGGTTTAGTATTTGACCCGAAAACTTTTGATTCGGAGCTTTATAAGCCGGCGAAGGTTGCTTGGGAGGTGGGGAGGAAGTTCTGGGAGGAGGTGATGTCTGGGAAGGTGCAGATTGATGCTGAAAAGGTGGGGAACCGATCGGAGGCGTGCAAGCATTCAATTTCGTTATCTGGGTCAGAGTTTTCAGCACAGGGGAGGGTGATGGTGCTGCCGTGTGGGCTGACATTGGGTTCGCACATAACGCTGGTGGGGAGGCCGAGGGCGGTGCACCAGGAATTTCAGCCCAAGATTGCCCTGGTGAGGGACGGTGAGTCGTCGATGGTATCGCAGTTTAAGGTGGTGTTGCTGGGATTGAAGACTGTGGAGGGTGAGGAGCCACCGAGGCTTTTGCATTTCAATCCAAGGTTGAGGGGGGATTGGAGTGGAAGGCCTGTGATTGAACTCAACACTTGTTACAGGATGCAATGGGGCTCGGCGCTTCGATGCGAGGGCTGGAAATCTAAGGCTGATGAAGAAACTG TTGATGGTCAGGTGAAGTGCGAGAAATGGATTCGTGATGACGATAGTCGCTCAGTGGAGACCAAGGCAACATGGTGGTTGAGCAGGTTAGTAGGCAGAACTAAAAAGGTGCCTGTCGACTGGCCATACCCTTTTGCAGAGAAgaaattgtttgttttaactcttACTGCTGGCTTGGAGGGTTATCATGTTAATGTTGACGGGAGGCATGTCACCTCTTTTCCTTATCATATG GGATTTTCTCTTGAGGATGCCACCGGGCTGTCTCTGAGTGGGGATGTTAATGTGCAATCGGTATTTGCTGCTTCTTTGCCCTCATCCCATCCTAGTTTTGCTCCAGAGAAGCATCTTGAGATGTCAACCAAATGGCAGGCCCCGCCTCTCCCTGATGGAGGTGTTGAACTCTTCATTGGTATCCTTTCTGCAGGCAACCATTTTGCCGAGAGGATGGCAGTAAGGAAGTCTTGGATGCAGCACAATCTTATCAGATCGTCAAAAGTGGTAGCACGTTTCTTTGTAGCATTG CATGCTAAAAAGGAAGTGAATGTTGAGCTGAAGAAAGAAGCAGAGTTTTTTGGCGATATTGTTATAGTGCCTTACATGGATAACTATGACTTGGTCGTATTGAAAACTGTTGCCATCTGCGAATATGGG GCTCGTAGGATGGCTGCTAAGTACATTATGAAGTGCGATGATGACACATTTATTAGAGTGGATGCCGTTATCAAAGAGGCGTATAAAGTACCAGAGGGAAAGAGCTTGTATGTGGGGAACATAAATTACTTCCATAAGCCTCTGCGCTATGGTAAATGGGCTGTGACATATGAG GAGTGGCCAGAAGAAGACTATCCACCCTATGCAAACGGGCCAGGTTACATCTTGTCATCTGACATTGCAAACTTCGTAGTATCCGAGTTCGAAAGTCGTAAATTAAGG TTGTTTAAGATGGAAGATGTGAGCATGGGAATGTGGGTTGAGAAATTCAACAGCGCAAAACCAGTCGAGTACGTGCACAGCTTCAAGTTCTGCCAATTCGGGTGCGTCGAAGACTATTACACCGCCCATTACCAGTCTCCGAGACAGATGATCTGCATGTGGGACAAATTGAAACGGCTCGGACGGCCTCAGTGCTGCAGCATGAGATAG